In the genome of Lysobacter sp. 5GHs7-4, the window TCCATGAAGCCGTCGGTGATCAGCAGCGACAGGTTGAACTGGCGCAGGCGGCCGTCTTCGCGCTTGGCGCGGATGAAGTCCTTCACGTCGGGGTGGCTGACGTCGAAGGTGCCCATCTGGGCGCCGCGGCGGCCGCCGGCCGAGGACACGGTGAAGCACATCTTGTCGTAGATATCCATGAAGGACATCGGACCGGACGTGTAGGCGCCGGCGCCGGCGACGAACGCGCCGCGCGGACGCAGGGTGCTGAATTCGTAGCCGATGCCGCAGCCGGCCTTGAGGGTCAGGCCGGCTTCGTGGACTTTCTCCAGGATGCCGTCCATCGAATCCTCGATGGTGCCCGAGACGGTGCAGTTGATCGTGGACGTGGCGGGCTTGTGCTCCAAGGCGCCGGCGTTGGAGGTGATGCGGCCGGCCGGGATCGCGCCGCGGCGCAGCGCCCAGACGAAACGGTCGTACCAGTACTGCTGCTTTTCGGACGTGGGTTCGGCGTCGGCCAGGGCCTTGGCGACGCGCTGGTAGGTGGCGTCGATATCGGCGTCCACCGCCTCTCCGGTCTTGGTCTTCAGCCGGTACTTCTTGTCCCAGATGTCCTGGGATGCGGGCTGCAGCGGGATGTCCTTGTCAGCCGCTTCCGTCTTGACCGCCTCGAGGCGAACCGTACTCATGCCTGTCCTGTCTCCTTAACTGGGGCGGGCCGTGCTGTTGCGCCCGCCGCCGGGTGAGTCTTGTTGTGATTGCTGGTAATCGGGGTGTGTCTTGTTTTGGGTACCGCGGTGGTGCCGTCTGTCGCCTTGCCTGCCGTTGCCGCGACGCCTGGGCGCCGACGGCTACGCGCGCGATCGCGCCCTTACGCGCCGCGTGCGATGTGGTGTGTGTGGCATCGGGCCGAGCTTGCTCCTGTCATGCGCCGCCCCCCGTTGGCGCCTAACCGACCCAAGCCGAACCCCTAAGCTTGGGCTCCTGTCGCTGCGAGGACCACTACATGTAGTGTCGAAGCGAGGACTCAAGCTACGCCCGGCCCTGGACGGTGTCAACGGTTTTTTTGATGACGGTCACGTGTCGGGATGAAGTAAAACGACACACGCGCGCCTTACGTAAACGCGCTGAGAATGCGGCCACAATTTGTGTGTGCGCCATGAGTACAAACCCTCAGGCGGAACACTTCATCGCATATTTAGCGGGCTTGACCGACACTTCGTTCAGCTGCGCGCACGCCCGCGGCGCCGGGCCCGCACGGGCCGGATCGCCGGGCGGCCGCCCCTCCTTACAACGTCCTTACGGAACGGTACTCGATGCGTCCTCGCCCCCTGCCGACCCTGCTCGCCCTGACCCTGGCCGCCGCATTCGGCGGTTTCGCCGCGACCGCGATCCGCGACGGGCTGGAGGCGCCCGCCCAGGCCTCGCCGGCCGCGGCCGCGCTGCCGGCGGTGTCGGCGCTGCCGACCGCGGTGGGCGGGCAGCCGGTGCCGTCGCTGGCGCCGATGCTGGCGCGGGTGACCCCGGCGGTGGTCAGCGTGCACGCCAAGCAGACCGTGCGCATCCGCAACCCCTTCGCCAACGACCCGATGTTCCGGCGCATGTTCCCGAACATCCCGCAGGAGCGGATCAACGAATCGCTGGGCTCGGGCGTGATCATCGACGCCAAGAACGGCTACGTGCTGACCAACCACCACGTGATCGAGGGGGCCGACGCGGTGTCGGTGACGCTCAGCGACGGGCGCACGCTCAAGGCCGCGTTCGTCGGCTCCGACCCGGACACCGACATCGCGGTGATGAAGATCCCGGGCGAAAACCTCAGCGCGCTGAACCTGACCGATTCCGACGGGCTCAAGGTCGGCGACTTCGTGGTGGCGGTGGGCAACCCGTTCGGCATCGGCCAGACGGTCACCTCGGGCATCGTCTCGGCGGTGGGCCGCAGCGGCCTGCGTGGGCTGGGCTACCAGAACTTCATCCAGACCGACGCCTCGATCAATCCCGGCAACTCCGGCGGCGCGCTGGTCAACCTCAACGGCGAGCTGGTCGGCATCAACACCGCCAGCTTCAATCCGCAGGGCAGCATGGCCGGCAACATCGGCCTGGGCTTCGCGATCCCGGCCAACCTGGCGCGCTACATCAAGGACCAGCTGATCGCCAACGACGGCGTGGTGCGGCGCGGTTCGCTGGGCCTGGAAACCCAGGACGTGGACGCGCGCCTGGCGCAGGCGCTGAAGCTGGACGAGCCGCGCGGCGCGGTGGTCACGCGGGTGTTCGCGGGCAGCGCGGCGGCGGCGGCGGGATTGAAGGCCGGCGACGTGATCCTGAGCGCCAACAACCAGCGCATCGACAACCGCGACGCGCTGCGCAACTTCGAGGGCCTGCAGGCGATCGGCGGGCGGGTGGCGCTGGACGTGCGCCGCGACGGCCGGCCGCTGCAGCTGACCGCGACCCTGCGCGAGCAGCCCAAGGCCTACGCCGGCACCGAACTGGACGAGCGCCTGACCGGCGCCAGCTTCGCCGAGCTGCCCGAGCGCCTGCGCCAGTCCGGCGCGGCCGGCGTGCTGATCGAGTCGGTGGCGCGCGGCAGCCGCGCCGAGCGCAACGGCCTGCGTTCGGGCGACGTGGTGGTGGCGGGCAACGCGGGCGATTTCGAGGATCTGCCGGGCTTCCGCGCG includes:
- a CDS encoding Do family serine endopeptidase, which gives rise to MRPRPLPTLLALTLAAAFGGFAATAIRDGLEAPAQASPAAAALPAVSALPTAVGGQPVPSLAPMLARVTPAVVSVHAKQTVRIRNPFANDPMFRRMFPNIPQERINESLGSGVIIDAKNGYVLTNHHVIEGADAVSVTLSDGRTLKAAFVGSDPDTDIAVMKIPGENLSALNLTDSDGLKVGDFVVAVGNPFGIGQTVTSGIVSAVGRSGLRGLGYQNFIQTDASINPGNSGGALVNLNGELVGINTASFNPQGSMAGNIGLGFAIPANLARYIKDQLIANDGVVRRGSLGLETQDVDARLAQALKLDEPRGAVVTRVFAGSAAAAAGLKAGDVILSANNQRIDNRDALRNFEGLQAIGGRVALDVRRDGRPLQLTATLREQPKAYAGTELDERLTGASFAELPERLRQSGAAGVLIESVARGSRAERNGLRSGDVVVAGNAGDFEDLPGFRASFTRPPAQLVLRVMRGNAVANLLMQ